GGAAACCGGGCGTAGTTTTGGGGAGCGGTCAGAATCTGCTGCCGGTGGAGACATAGGTTAATTATTGTTAATGAAACCCACTAATCCTAACTAAACTAATCGGTGTGATTAGATTTTATTGCCATTTTGACCAAAAGCAGAATCTGACAGGATCATATTTTGATTGGGCCACACGGTATAGCTCAGAAGCCTGGTGCGAAAACTGCATTGACAAAAAATGCTATATTACCTTTTCATTTCGTTTCAACTTAGATATCGGATATAACATATTTTGGTTTAGACTAAAAAACCATAAAGGAGTTTTCCTCGTGAAAAGACAATTAATGAGGAAAGGGGGGGTGAGATGCTCTCGGTGATCTCGGTGATGCTGCCGCACCTGCCGCTGAAGCCCGACACACTCCACGCGCGCAGCATAATGCGGACGGACGGACCCCACCCAAGATCCCGGTCTCCGCCGCACAATCTAAGAACAAGATGCTCAACGCTGCCAAAGAAACCCACCGGAGCAATCCCCGGGGGTTAGCTGACATATACAATAGCTTGCATCACATAGTGGTAGAAGGGTTGGGATACAGATTTTCATTCGATATATTTCATTTGTGGATTTTAAGTGCTTGCCATTATGGAGCTGTCAGAAGACAAAATACGACATCATATGAAAAGAACGACGGGGCTTGGCACCACGCATTCAGTGTAATCTGCTGTAGGCTGAGGCTTATAAGGAATTGATTTACGAACAGCAAACATTCTTTGGATTGAAGTAAAAACATATCCaatttaacattttactttcttCAAAGACTGACAATTTTAACGATTCTTCACAAAAAAACATCGCCAGGTGAAAAAGGTTTAATTGCATGTAATCTTGCCTAATGATAATTAACATAGGACTATTGCTCATTGAATTAAAACACGACTGTTCAGAATAGCACCAATGTTCTAATCTATAACCGTTCATAAATAAGATGCGAGAAAGACATCCATCACAAATTAGACGGAGAACATTTGCATTCCTGATTAAATCCCACAAATCACTGAGATTAAGATGATCGTGCACATGATATCGGGAGAGTCTTTCTTTGATTTGTCAGAGGTTATTGATTGATATTGGTCATCATGGGCAGTAATATGTCCGTCTTTAAGACTTCCCCTTCACCCTGGGCGCCGTGTCTCTATTGTCATGTTTGGATCGAGTTCTGGATGGACAGAACCGAACCCTCGCGCGCgccagacggggggggggggggcgcattGGCGTCATAAAAACATCAATACTCTCGCGCACACCGCTTTAGAGGATGAGGTGAGAAGTCGGCAGCCTGAGTGGCCAACAACACCATTTTACATGTCAGCGCACGGCACACTTATCATATCACTTGTGTGTGACCTGCATTGCTTTACTCTCAAATCACATCAGACTAATGCAGAGCATATCAAAATGAAAACGATTATCTGAAAGCCTGCCTGGTCACCTCTCGATCGATCGGCTCCTCTCTCGATCAATAGGCTCCTCTCTCGATCAATAGGCTCAATGAGGCGCTTCCCTCTTCCCTTTGTGGTCTCAACAGGGCCAGATGAGATGAGACACTCAGTAGCCTCCTCATAccggacacagagagaggagagagagaagagcgagcTGCTGTGGAATCTGGCTCAGATtcggccctggtctggccctggtgaggccctggtctggccctggtctagCTCAGATtgggccctggtctggccctggtctggatCAGATTGGGCcttggtctggccctggtctggatCAGATtcggccctggtctggccctggtctggccctggtctggatCAGATTGGGCCTTGGTCTGGCCCTAGTCTAGCTCAGATTCGGCCCTGGTCTGAGCAACAGCTGCAGCGAGTGTTGGAGTTGTGACTGGATGGGGCCGGGtgcttctgagtgtgtgccGGGTGTGTGCCGGGTGTGTGCCGGGTGGGGGCCGGGTGTGTGCCGGGTGTGGGCCGGGTGAGTGAGGGCAGCACTGGTTCCCCAgtcagtgtccctgtgtgtctgaggggggagtcctgattggtcagtgtccctgtgtgtctgaggggggagtcctgattggtcagtgtccctgtgtgtctgagggggagTCCTATTTGgtcagtgtccctgtgtgtctgagggggaaGTACTGATTGGTCAgtcagtgtccctgtgtgtctgagggggagtcctgattggtcagtgtccctgtgtgtctgaggggggagtcctgattggtcagtcagtgtccctgtgtgtctgaggggggaGTCCTGATTGATGAGATGCATCTGCAGCATCCCAGCCCCTCACAGCTAACCCCACCTCTtccttaatgagtgtgtctTCATGTACGCATAGCAAAGCCTATTCCCAATCTCACACCCAATCTCTCCCTAATGAGTGTGTCTTCATGTACGCATAGCAAAGCCTATTCCCAATCTCACACCCAATCTCTCCCTTAATGAGTGTGTCTTCATGTACGCATAGCAAAGCCTATTCCCAATCTCTCACCCCACCTCTTCCTTAATGAGTGTGGCTCCATGTACGCATAGCAAAACCTATTCCCAATCTCTtccttaatgagtgtgtctTCATGTACGCATAGCCTATTCCCAATCTCTCACCCAATCTCTCCCTAATGAGTGTGTCTTCATGTACGCATAGCAAAACCTATTCCCAATCTCTCTCACCCAATCTCTCACTGGAGAGCCCAGCCCGTAATGTGTGGGACTTTAGCCTAGTTACCCCCTAGTTACCCTCTAGTTACCCCCCGGACACACGGCTAGCCTCTAGCCTCTTCCTGTTCTGCGTTCTGCGTCCTGCGTTCCGTGTTCTGCGTTccgtgttctgtgttctgtgttctgtgttctgtgttctgcgtTCCGTGTTCTGCGTTccgtgttctgtgttctgtgttctgtgttctgtgttctgcgttccgtgttctgtgttctgtgttctgtgttctgtgttctgcgttccgtgttctgtgttctgtgttctgcgttctgtgttctgtgttccgtgttctgtgttctgcgttccgtgttctgtgttctgcgtTCCGTGTTCTGTGTTccgtgttctgtgttctgtgttctgttcctGCTAGCCTGGCTCTACCCGCTGCTCCAGAGTGCTCGGTGTGGTTTATTGCATGGGTGTGgcctgttgctgtgtgtgtctcaaccagcagcacacacacacaaacacacacacacacacacacacacacacacacaccacacacacggtgtGAGATGTAGCTGGTTGCCGTGTGTCTCACGGTGTGAGACGTAGCTGGTTTGGCGCTGGAGATgtttgatgctgctgctgctgctgtctggaGAAAATGGCTGCCCTGTGTGGAGGTTGTGTGCggttagcagcagcagcagcagctctcgcTCTCGGCTCGGAGAAAAGACGCAACGCCGCATCATCATCCGTGTTTACACCGCCTCCCACTACTCCCCACAGCAGGGTGCTCCTCTGCAGGTGTCATCCTTAAGATGTGAgagcacagaggcacacacacacacacacacacacacacacacacacacacacacacacacacacacacacaggtggctgCGGTGGTGCTGATgaacagcagaagcagcagccctTTCCTTTCCTGGGCTTTAAGAGGGATGGGATGAAAGCCTCCGCTGAATGAAgaaaatataaatgtgtgtgtgctgtgtgtgtgtgtgtgctgtgtgtgagtgtgtgtgtgtgtgtgtgtgtgtgtgtgtgtgagagtgtcagtgtgagtttgtgtgtgagtgtgtgtgtgtgtgtgtgtgtgtgtgtgtgtgtgattataatctctgtgaagagagggagagagaagagagccggtgtgtgtgtgtgtgtgaggctggaggACAGGAGGTTGGGCCTAATGCGGGTCgggtggggcgtgtgtgtgtgtgtgtgtgtgtgtgtgtgtgtgtgtgtgcgtgtgtgtgcagggaggaCTGACCAGATTGGAGAGGTGTGGTCAGCTAGAGCAgaaggttgggggtggggtagtTATTGATCACCGGCCTTTGGCATGCCTGTTTTACAGCAACTGCCCATAGCAGTACaacatcatgacacacacacacacacacacacacacacacacacacacacacacacacacacacacacagagacacacacacactcacacacacacacacacacacacacacagagacacacacactcacacacacacacacacacacacagacacacacacactcacacacacagacacacacacacacacacactgacacatacacacacacacacacacacacacacacacacacactcacacacagacacacagacacacacacacacacacccacacacccccacactcgCACATGAGCCAGAGGCTGTCATTAGGGAGAGTGGTGCTTTTAGAGTCATATCTGCATTTATATATCTGAGGTGCAGTTTATGACCATTTACAAtgagcacactgcacacacacacacacacacacacacacacacacacacacacacacacacacacacacacacacacacacacacacacacacaagcctttaTCCCCAGCATATTTTTGTGTCTGTAATTTGTGTTACTGTAGAATGTGATTTGGACAAGAGTGTGTTCTCCTGTTAGTGGGAAAGTGTGTGCGCCCCTCGACACACACTCCCCAcgacacacaccctgctcctggTCTCTGGTCAgtcctgcctgcacacacacacccacacacacacacacacacacacacacacacacacacactctgctcctgGGCTCTGGGCAGTCCTTCCTGCGTCCTCCATTTTGTGTTGGTCAGGGCTCCCCTCCACTGAATGCTCCTCCATTTAAGCTCCCTCTCAGGAAGCGTGTAGTTAGAcccagagcagcacacacacacacacacacacacacacacacacacacacacacacacacacacacacacacacccagagcctctgagagagagtgagagagagagagcagagcgcCGCTAGAGCACAGGGCGTGAGGGTTACACAAAattatgccacacacactcacatcacacacactcatgccacacacactcacactcatgccacacactcatgccacacacactcacatcacacacactcatgccacacacactcacatcacacacactcatgccacacacactcacatcacacacactcatgccacacacactcacatctctctTAGTGGCTACCTCCTCATTCCCTCAGATTCAcatagagaggcagacaggcagacaggcagacagacaggcaggcagacagacagacaggcagacagacagacagacagacagacagacagacagacaggcaggcagacagacagacaggcagacagacagacacacagacagacaggcagacagacaggcagacagacaggcaggcagacagacagacagacagacagacagacagacagacagacagacagacaggcaggcaggcaggcaggcaggcagacaggcaggcaggcaggcaggcaggtagacagacagacagacagacacacagacagacagacagacagacagcgtgcAGGCATTCTCCGGAGGCAGTGGCTGTGACCTGCTCAATAGGCACTTAACCTGAATTACCTGCCTGggtgacccacacacacacacacacacacacacacactctgcctgggTGACCCGTAAATCAGCACCGCCTGAGAAGATGGCTGCCTGAGCGCTGGCCTACCctctcattagtgtgtgtgtgtgtgtgtgtgtgtgtgtgtgtgtgtgtgtgtgtgtgtgtgtgtgtgtgggtgtgtgtgtgtgtgtgtgtgtgtgtgtgtgtgtgtgtgtgggtgtgtgtgtgtgtgtgtgtgtgtgtgggtgtgtgtgtgtgaaagagagtaggacagtgtgtgagtgtgtgtgtgtgtgtgaaagagagtaggacagtgtgtgtgtgtgtgtgtgtgtgtgtgtgtgtgtgtgtgtgtgtgtgtgtgtgtgtgggggtgtgtgtgtgtgtgtgtgtgtgggtgtgtgtgtgtgtgtgtgtgtgtgtgtgggtgtgtgtgtgtgtgtgtgtgtgtgtgagtgtgtgtgtgtgtgtgtgtgtgtgtgtgtgtgtgtgggtgtgtgtgtgtgtgtgtgtgtgtgtgtgtccaggcctGGCCAGCAGACCCTTAGTCTCCCCTCTCCCACCACCGGCAAtgtcacgcccccccccccccccttcttgcAGGTGAAGTGGTCTGGTCCGGTAATTAGAAATGGAAGTCTCCGCGGTGCTGGCAGCTTCCATTTGGCAGCCTGGGGGGGTTGTGCCGTGTTCCCAGTGGGAGTCCTCTgctctctcgtacacacacacacacacacacacacactctgctctgctctgcttgtctctcctgcttcctctctcatctccacctcctcctactcctctgggtgggggtgagggggttcATAagcacacgcatgcgcacgcacacacacacacacacacacaaacgcccacgcaaacgcacacacacacacacacatacacacacgcacacatttctACCATCCACAGACACCAGAGCAGATCAGATAAACGCTTGATGTGGCTGCGCGTGTGTGATTATATTTATAtgcatgtatggatgtgtgtgcgtgtgtgtgtgtgtgtgtgtgtgtgtgtgtgtgtgactatatttatatgcatgtatgaatgtgtgaggtgtgtgtgtgtgtgtgtgtgtgtgtgtgtgtgtgtgtgtgtgtgtgtgactatatttatatgcatgtatgaatgtgtgaggTGCTCAGAGGGAGTGAATGTAAAATCCTGCACAGCCTTTGATCAAAATTGTCAAAATTGTCAACAGCAGCCTTGAAAAaagctgtgtgcgtgtgggtgtgtgtgtgtgtgtgcctgtgcgtgtgtgtgcgtgcgtgtgtgtgtgcgtgtgcgcgtgcatgtctGTGATGGCAAGGACAAGTCCTAACTCAGAGATATATGAGGGGAACACACAGCCCCTCCCAgtctgagcccccccccccccccccctcccatcacACTGAGGTTAGCATCCCCTCCGTAGCAACCCTAGCATGTTGTCCGATGGATATGAATATTTAGCGGTGGACGAGGACGAGGCAGGGAGGacgtaaggggggggggggtgtagtccaaacacacacacacacacacacacacacacacacacacacacacacacagacacacactcataagggATGAGCCTTATGGACCCTATTAGGGTGTGTCACCTGAAGCCTatcacaactacacacacagacagagacatgtatgcatgcacaggctcatgcatacacacacacacagacatgtacatgctcatgcatacacatgcgcacacacatacacatactgcagCCCCccctactgctgtgtgtgtgtgtgtgtgtgtgtgtgtgtgtgtgtgtgtgtgtgtgtgtgtgtgtgtgtgtgtgtgtgtgtgtgtgtgcgtgtgtgcttgtggacCCCTACAGAGTAAATAAATAACTCATGAGATCATGTGCTGCATAGATGATGAGGATGGAGGGGGCTGCAATTTAGGAAACCAGGGCaaatcaggacacacacacacacacacacacacacacacacacactcctagacactcctagacacacacacccaccccaggATGACTGTATCAAAAGCCCACAGACATTCCCTCAGATCCAGTAGTGCCTCCCCctcctgctgtaagtgtgtgtgtgtgtgtgtgtgtgtgtgtgtgtgtgtgtgtgtgtgtgcccacggaCATCCCCTCAGATCCAACAGTGCCTCCCTCTGTGAGGATTTCTCTTTGATGCTGTTCCTCTTTCAGGATTATTTTTCTCATCTTTGAATATTTATTTCCCTCGGTGGGTAAAACTGAGACAAACgtttcgagagagagagagagagagagagagagaggaaatctgggttatgtctgtatgtctgatgTTATCTGTCtcgtcttctctcctctcttctctcctctcttctctcctcccctctcctcctctctcctcccctctcttctctcttctcttctctcctctcttctctcctctcctctcctcctctctcttctctcctctcctctcctaccctctcttctctcttctcttctctcctctcttctctcctcccctctcctcctctctcctcccctctcccctctcttctctcctctcctctctcctcctctcctctcctctcctcctctctcctcccctctcttctctcttctctcctctctcctcttctcttctctcctcccctctcttctctcctctctcctctccccatctctcctcttctctcctctctcctcctctctcctcctcttctctcctctctcctcccagcctacaaagagaagatgaaggagCTGTCCCTCATCAACCTCATCTGCTCCTGTTTCCACACTGAAGCCAAAAACACCCTGATTGGCCAGTTTGAAGGTAATACTACACTGGGTAATGATAACCTTTTaactactatactatactatatatataatatataacactATTATTTCACTACTGTactatagtatatatatatatatatatcatatactgtatgtactatTATTTCAACACGTGTATGAACACATCAACAATTATAAGATCCTCTCCCATTCTAAATAATGGATAATAGTCATACCTGCACCATATTCagctccccccccacacacacacacacacacacacacacacacacacacacacacacacacacacacactcacacacacacacacactctctttctgctcAGTGTATTTCAATGAtctcccccccctcacccacacacacacactcacacacacacacacacactctctttctgctcAGTGTATTTCAAtgatcccccccctccccacacacacagacatggaggtGAAGCCCATCAACAAGCGTGCTTCAGGGCAGGCCTTTGAGGTGATCCTCAAGTCCCCGTCCCCCACCACCGATGCCAACTACAGCATCACCTCGCCGCCCAAGAAGGACATCTCCCTGGAGGACATCCAGAAGAAGCTGGAGGCCGCGGAGGACCGGAGAagagtgagtgacacacacacacacacacacacacacacccaaatacacacacacacacacacacacacacacacacacaaatacacacacacactctcacacacgcacacacacacacacacccaaatacacacacacactctcacacacacacacacacacacacacacacacacacacacacacatacacacacatacccaaatacacacacacacacacacacataatacaaacacatatacacacaggcacacacacaaacacacacacacacacacacatacccaaatacacacatacacacacagcattgatTGAtcaattgattaattgattgtttttttatccCATGTGAGGGGATTTCCTGGAGCATGTTATTGAGCTGCACATGTCTACAGGATTGACAGGACACCGcctcacccctcctccctttcctctctgtgtgtgtgtgtgtgtgtgtgtgtgtgtgtgcgtgtgtgtgtgtgtgtgtgtgcgtgtgtgtgtgtgtgtgtgtgtgtgtgtctgtgtgtgtgtgtgtgtgcgcgtgtgtgtgtgtgtgtctctgtgtgtgtgtgtgtgtgtgtgttaactgtgtgtgtgtgtgtgtgtgtgtgtgtgtgtgtgtgtgtatgtgtgtgtgtgttaactgtgtgtgtgtgtgtgtgtgtgtgtgtgtgtgtgtatgtgtgtgtgtgtgtgtgtgtgtgtatgtgtgtgtgtgtgtgtgtgtgtgtctctgtgtgtgtgttaactgtgtgtgtgtgtgtgcgtgtgtgtgtgtagtcccaGGAGGCCCAGGTGCTGAAGGCGCTGGCTGAGAAGCGTGAGCACGAGCGCGACGTGCTCCTGAAGGCCATGGAGGAGAACAGCAACTTCAGCAGGATGGCCGAGGAGAAGCTGGCCGTCAAGATGGAGCAGATCAAGGAGAACCGGGAGGCCTACCTGGCGGCCATGATGGAACGCCTGCAGGAgaaggtctgagagagagaggagggggaagagagtgtgtgtgtgtgcgtgtgtgtgtgtgtgtgtgtgtgagggagcgagggagggagaggcagggggacAGGGGGCTAGGGCgaggtgggagagtgtgtgtgtgtgtgtgtgagggagggagaagcagggggagagggagtgtgtgtgtttgtgtgtgtgtgtgtgtgtgtgtgtgtgtgtgtgtgtgagggagggagaagcagggggagagggagagatggtgtgtgtgtgtgtgtgtttctgtgtgtgtgtgtgtgtaagggagggagaagcaggggtagagggagagagggtgtgtgtgtgtgtgtgtgtgtgtgtgtgtgtgagggagggagggagggggagagggtgtgtgtgtttgtgtgtgtgtgtgtgtgtgtgtgtgtgtgtgtgtgtgtgtgtgtgtgtgtgtgtgtgtgtgtgtgttaagggagggagaagcaggggtagagggagagagggtgtgtgtgtgtgtgtgtgtgtgtgtgtgtgtgagggagggagggggagagggtgtgtgtgtttgtgtgtgtgtgtgtgtgtgtgtgtgtgtgtgtgtgtgtgtgtgtgtgtgtgtgtgtgtgagaggtgtgtgattTAGCTGTACagatggaggacagagggagggggaagtaGAGTGTTTTCTATAAATGTTTAATGCAACAGAGATGGTTGATAATAacaatggtgtgtatgtgtgtgtatgtgtgtgtgtgtgtgtgtgtgtgtgtgtgtctggatgtgtgtatatgtgtgggtgtgtgtgtgtctggatgtgtgtatgtgtgtgtgtgtgtgtgtgtgtgtgtgtgtgtgtgtgtgtgtgtgtgtgtgtgtgtgtgtgtgtgtgtgtgtgtgtgtgtgtgtgtgtatgtctggatgtgtctatgtgtgcgtgtgtgtgtgtgtgtgtctgtgtctggatgtgtatgtgtgtgtgtgtgtgtgtgtatgtgtgtgtgtgtgtgtgtgtgtgtgtgtgtgtgtgtgtgtgtgtgtgtgtgtgtgtgtatgtctggatgtgtttatgtgtgtgtgtgtgtatgtttgatcaTGCATGTATGagtttttctgtctgtatgtgtgttaactgtgtgtgtctatgtgtgt
The sequence above is drawn from the Clupea harengus chromosome 19, Ch_v2.0.2, whole genome shotgun sequence genome and encodes:
- the stmn2b gene encoding stathmin-2b isoform X1; its protein translation is MAKTAIAYKEKMKELSLINLICSCFHTEAKNTLIGQFEGNTTLDMEVKPINKRASGQAFEVILKSPSPTTDANYSITSPPKKDISLEDIQKKLEAAEDRRRSQEAQVLKALAEKREHERDVLLKAMEENSNFSRMAEEKLAVKMEQIKENREAYLAAMMERLQEKERHAQVVRRNKELREELTA
- the stmn2b gene encoding stathmin-2b isoform X2, which translates into the protein MAKTAIAYKEKMKELSLINLICSCFHTEAKNTLIGQFEDMEVKPINKRASGQAFEVILKSPSPTTDANYSITSPPKKDISLEDIQKKLEAAEDRRRSQEAQVLKALAEKREHERDVLLKAMEENSNFSRMAEEKLAVKMEQIKENREAYLAAMMERLQEKERHAQVVRRNKELREELTA